One Longimicrobiales bacterium genomic window, CTTCAACAACACCGGGCAAAAAAAACAGCCGCCCCCGGTCACCCGGGAGCGGCTGTCTCTCGTGAAGAGCTTACGTCAGATCTTGGTGACGTTAGCTGCCTTCGGGCCCTTCGGCTCCTCGAGCACGTCGAACTCGACGCGATCGCCCTCGGACAGTGACTTGAAGCCGCTGCCCTGGATGGC contains:
- a CDS encoding cold shock domain-containing protein: AIQGSGFKSLSEGDRVEFDVLEEPKGPKAANVTKI